One window from the genome of Diceros bicornis minor isolate mBicDic1 chromosome 1, mDicBic1.mat.cur, whole genome shotgun sequence encodes:
- the FAXDC2 gene encoding fatty acid hydroxylase domain-containing protein 2 — protein MKGEAGSTLHNEKPKQEGHIWGSMRRTAFTLGSGLLLLVAFWNSVTWHLQRFWGASGYFWQAQWERLLSTFEGKEWILYILGATQVPTLLFWSFSGLLLVVDTTGKPNFISRYRIQLGKNEPVDPVKLRQSIRTVLFNQYLISFPVLVFLYPILKLWGDPCRRELPTFHWFLLELALFTLIEEVMFYYSHRILHHPRFYKKIHKKHHEWTAPIGVIALYAHPIEHVASNMLPAMVGPIVMGSHLSSMTMWFSLALIITIISHCGYHLPFLPSPEFHDYHHLKFNQCYGVLGVLDHLHGTDTVFKQTKSYERHILLLGFTPLSESIPDPPKKTE, from the exons atGAAGGGAGAAGCTGGAAGTACGCTACATAATGAGAAGCCCAAGCAG GAGGGACACATCTGGGGCTCCATGAGGAGGACGGCTTTCACCCTGGGTTCTGGCCTTCTCTTGCTTGTGGCCTTCTGGAACTCAGTGACGTG GCATCTTCAGAGATTTTGGGGTGCTTCTGGCTACTTTTGGCAAGCCCAATGGGAGAGGCTGCTGTCTACATTCGAAGGAAAGGAATGGATCCTCTACATTTTAG GTGCCACCCAAGTGCCCACTCTGCTCTTCTGGAGCTTCAGTGGGCTTCTACTGGTGGTTGACACAACCGGAAAACCTAACTTCATCTCCCGCTACCGAATTCAGCTTGGCAAGAACGAACCA GTGGACCCCGTGAAACTACGCCAGTCTATCCGCACAGTTCTCTTCAACCAGTACTTGATCTCTTTCCCCGTGCTGGTCTTCCTCTATCCCATCCTCAAGTTGTGGGGAGACCCCTGCCGCCGAGAGCTCCCTACCTTCCACTGGTTCCTCCTGGAGCTGGCCCTCTTCACTCTGATTGAGGAAGTCATGTTCTACTACTCACACCG GATCCTTCACCACCCAAGATTCTACAAGAAAATCCACAAGAAACACCATGAGTGGACAGCTCCCATTGGCGTGATTGCTCTCTATGCCCACCCTATTGAGCATGTG GCCTCCAACATGCTGCCAGCGATGGTGGGTCCCATAGTAATGGGCTCCCACTTGTCCTCCATGACCATGTGGTTTTCCTTGGccctcatcatcaccatcatctctcactgtGGCTACCATCTACCCTTCTTGCCTTCACCTGAATTCCATGACTATCACCATCTCAA gTTCAACCAGTGCTATGGGGTGCTGGGGGTGCTGGACCACCTCCATGGGACTGACACCGTGTTTAAGCAGACCAAGTCCTACGAGAGACACATCCTCCTGCTGGGCTTCACTCCACTCTCTGAGAGCATCCCTGACCCCCCGAAGAAGACTGAGTGA